One genomic window of Monodelphis domestica isolate mMonDom1 chromosome 1, mMonDom1.pri, whole genome shotgun sequence includes the following:
- the EDC4 gene encoding enhancer of mRNA-decapping protein 4 isoform X6: MASSCTSIDIEDATQHLRDILKLDRPPGGSGTESQRTSSSYNGDLNGLLVPDPLSSGDGTVLAKPSHRLAPLASLEEKQVICLSGDDSSTCIGISAKEVEIVASSDSNISSKARGSNKVKIQPVAKYDWEQKYYYGNLIAVSNSFLAYAIRGASNGSAMVRVISVSTAERTLLKGFTGSVADLAFAHLNSPQLACLDESGSLFVWRLAMENNKIQEEIVVNIKRSEGTPLNHFRRIIWCPYIPEENEESSEEGSQTLALLHEDRAEVWDLDILRANNSSWPVDVSHVKEGFIVVKGHSTCLSEGALSPDGTVLATASHDGFVKFWQIYIEGQDEPRCLHEWKPHDGRPLSCLLFCDNHKKQDPEVPFWRFLITGADQNRELKMWCTVSWTCLQTIRFCPDMFSSVSVLPSLKACLDLSAEYLILSDVQRKVLYVMELLQNQEEGRAYFSSISEFLLTHPVLSFGIQVVSRCRLRHTEVLPAEEEGDSLSTEGSHGAGTVESAAGVLIKLFCVHTKALQDVQIRFQPQQSPDVVAPLPSHSSREDFGFGEHLPELNSESLASGQGSGQGSQPDLRRIADLPVPSDFLSLTNEAKPKLMTPDAFMTPSASLQQITVSPGSSGSSLTAVTALNTTSATDTTMPRPPEELTLSPKLQLDSSLTLSSSSSSLQASPRGHSVLIPGLSDKLATKGPSQVPQGNPSLSLELQEVEPLVVPQASPTRARSPDVISSASTALSQDIPEIASEALSRGFGTTAPEGLEPDSMASAASALHLLSPRPRPGPEHGPQHSLDGSPGEGERRSTPSLLETALSQETGASDSKAWPAAPDITRETRNSLADSDHDDEVASLASTSGGFVAKATAPRLPVKDWKTKGSPRASPKLKRKGKKDDGDLAQGPRLVEHQAAEPPEEWLAVVRGQQRELAELRQSHAELLQRLTDQLDSVQSSVMGHMERVLESRQEHEQRRLERALAEGQQRSGQLQEHLSQQLSQALSSAVAGRLERTVREEMKKTVPQCVSKSLEPVTSQLSGTVSAKLTAVEGTLKENVTKLVKSKNLTDTIARAAADTLQGPMQAAYREAFQSIVLPTFEKSCQAMFQQINDSFKLGTQEYLQQLENHMKSRKAREQEAREPVLAQLRGLVGTLQSATEQMAATVSSSVRAEVQHQLHIAVSNMQESILSQVQRIIKGEVSLAMKEQQAAVTSSIMQAMRSAAGTPIPAAHLDCQAQQAHILQMLQQGHLNQAFQQALTAADLNLVLFVCETVDPQQVFGQPPCPLSQPVLLSLIQQLSSDLGTRTELKFSYLEEAVMHLDHSDPITRDHMGSVMAQVRQKLFQFLQAEPHNSLSKAARRLTIMLQGLAVPGLN, translated from the exons ATGGCCTCGTCCTGCACCAGTATCGACATCGAGGACGCCACGCAGCATCTGCGGGACATCCTAAAGCTGGACCGTCCGCCTGGAG GCTCAGGCACAGAGAGCCAGCGAACATCCAGCTCCTATAATGGAGATCTGAATGGACTTCTGGTGCCAGACCCCCTTTCTTCTGGTGATGGAACTGTGCTGGCCAAGCCGAGTCACAGGCTAGCACCCTTGGCCAGCCTAGAGGAGAAGCAGGTCAT TTGCCTTTCTGGAGATGATAGCTCAACTTGCATTGGGATCTCAGCAAAAGAGGTGGAAATAGTGGCTAGCAGTGACTCTAACATCTCAAGCAAGGCTCGAGGGAGCAACAAG GTAAAAATCCAGCCAGTGGCCAAGTATGACTGGGAACAGAAATATTATTATGGCAACCTGATCGCTGTGTCTAATTCCTTCTTGGCATATGCCATCCGAG GTGCCAGCAATGGCTCAGCCATGGTGCGGGTGATCAGTGTCAGCACAGCAGAACGCACACTGCTGAAGGGCTTCACAGGAAGTGTGGCCGACTTAGCCTTCGCTCACCTCAACTCCCCCCAGTTGGCCTGCCTGGATGAATCTGGCAGCCTTTTTGTGTGGCGCCTGGCCATGGAGAACAACAAGATTCA AGAGGAGATTGTGGTGAACATTAAACGTTCAGAGGGCACACCATTGAATCACTTCCGAAGGATCATCTGGTGTCCTTATATCccggaggaaaatgaggaaagcaGTGAGGAGGGCAGCCAGACTCTGGCCCTGCTGCATGAAGACAGG gCTGAGGTGTGGGACCTGGACATTCTCCGAGCCAACAATAGCTCCTGGCCTGTGGATGTCAGCCAtgtcaaggaaggcttcatagTGGTTAAGGGCCATAGCACG TGCCTGAGTGAAGGAGCTCTCTCCCCTGATGGGACTGTTCTAGCCACTGCAAGTCATGATGGCTTTGTCAAGTTCTGGCAAATCTATATAGAGGGCCAAGATGAGCCAAG GTGTCTCCATGAATGGAAGCCTCATGATGGCAGGCccctctcctgccttcttttctgtGACAACCACAAGAAACAAGACCCTGA AGTCCCCTTCTGGAGGTTCCTCATCACAGGAGCTGACCAAAACAGGGAACTGAAGATGTGGTGTACAGTATCATGGACCTGCTTGCAGACCATCCG CTTTTGTCCAGATATGTTTAGTTCAGTGAGTGTGCTTCCCAGTCTCAAGGCCTGTCTGGATCTTTCGGCTGAATACCTTATCCTCAGTGATGTGCAGAGAAAG GTGCTGTATGTGATGGAGCTGCTGCAAAACCAGGAAGAGGGCAGAGCTTACTTCAGTTCTATTTCTGAGTTCCTGCTTACCCACCCTGTGCTGAGCTTTGGAATTCAGGTTGTGAGCCGCTGTCGGCTTCGGCACACGGAGGTTCTCCCAGCTGAGGAGGAGGGGGACAGCTTGAGCACAG AGGGCTCCCATGGTGCTGGCACAGTGGAGTCAGCAGCTGGTGTACTTATCAAGCTCTTCTGTGTCCACACCAA GGCCCTGCAGGATGTTCAGATTCGCTTCCAGCCCCAGCAAAGCCCTGATGTGGTAGCCCCACTCCCTTCTCACTCATCCCGGGAAGATTTTG GATTTGGCGAGCACCTGCCAGAATTGAACTCGGAAAGTCTGGCCTCTGGCCAGGGTTCTGGCCAGGGCTCTCAGCCTGACCTTCGGCGAATTGCTGACCTGCCTGTCCCTTCGGACTTTCTCAGCTTGACTAATGAGGCCAAGCCCAAGCTCATGACTCCTGATGCCTTCATGACCCCGAGCGCCTCTCTGCAGCAG ATTACAGTGTCCCCAGGAAGCAGTGGGAGCTCTTTAACAGCTGTGACAGCCTTGAATACCACCTCAGCCACAGATACAACCATGCCTAG GCCACCTGAGGAGCTGACCCTGAGCCCCAAGCTGCAGCTAGACAGCAGTCTGACCctgagcagcagcagtagcagcctTCAGGCTAGTCCCCGCGGCCACAGCGTCCTCATCCCAGGCCTCTCTGATAAACTAGCCACTAAGGGGCCCAGCCAG GTCCCACAAGGGAACCCATCACTGTCCCTGGAGCTGCAGGAGGTAGAGCCCTTGGTGGTGCCACAGGCCTCTCCGACCCGGGCCCGCTCCCCCGACGTCATCTCCTCAGCCTCCACAGCCCTGTCCCAGGACATCCCTGAGATTGCCTCAGAGGCTCTATCCCGAGGCTTTGGCACCACTGCTCCTGAGGGCCTTGAGCCTGACAGCATGGCATCTGCCGCCTCGGCCCTCCACCTGCTATCCCCCCGACCCCGGCCTGGCCCTGAACATGGCCCCCAGCACAGTCTGGATGGGAGtcctggggagggggagaggcgGAGCACACCTTCCCTACTGGAGACGGCGCTGAGCCAGGAGACTGGTGCTTCTGACAGTAAGGCCTGGCCTGCTGCACCTGATATCACCCGGGAAACCCGCAACAGCCTGGCTGACAG TGACCACGATGATGAGGTGGCCAGCTTGGCCTCAACCTCAGGTGGCTTTGTTGCCAAAGCAACAGCCCCACGACTGCCAGTGAAGGACTGGAAAACCAAGGGGTCTCCCAGGGCCTCACCCAAGCTGAAGAGAAAGGGCAAGAAGGATGATGG AGATTTGGCCCAGGGTCCCCGACTAGTAGAACACCAG GCAGCAGAACCTCCTGAAGAATGGCTGGCTGTGGTTCGAGGACAGCAGCGGGAGCTTGCCGAGCTCCGACAGAGTCATGCAGAGCTACTGCAGCGGCTAACAGACCAGCTGGACTCAGTGCAGAGCTCAGTCATGGGCCACATGGAGAGAGTTCTTGAGTCTCGACAAGAACATGAGC AGAGACGGTTAGAGCGGGCCCTGGCTGAGGGGCAGCAGCGTAGTGGGCAGCTGCAGGAGCATTTGTCACAGCAGTTGTCCCAGGCCCTGTCCTCAGCGGTAGCAGGCCGACTGGAGCGCACAGTTAGAGAGGAGATGAAGAAAACGGTTCCCCAGT GTGTCTCCAAAAGCTTGGAGCCAGTGACAAGCCAACTCAGTGGTACTGTGTCGGCCAAATTGACAGCAGTGGAAGGCACCCTAAAGGAGAATGTCACCAAGCTGGTCAAGTCCAAG AACCTGACCGATACGATTGCCCGTGCTGCTGCAGATACACTCCAGGGACCTATGCAGGCTGCTTACCGAGAGGCCTTCCAGAGCATTGTGCTGCCCACTTTTGAGAAGAGCTGCCAGGCCATGTTCCAGCAGATCAATGACAGCTTCAAGCTTGGTACCCAGGAAT ACCTGCAGCAGTTAGAGAACCACATGAAGAGTCGGAAGGCAAGAGAACAGGAAGCACGAGAGCCGGTGCTAGCTCAGCTTCGAGGACTGGTGGGCACCTTGCAGAGTGCCACAGAACAGATGGCAGCCACTGTGAGCAGCAGCGTGCGGGCTGAGGTCCAGCACCAACTCCACATTGCTGTGAGCAA CATGCAGGAGTCAATCCTGTCCCAGGTGCAGCGTATCATCAAGGGGGAAGTGAGTCTGGCCATGAAGGAGCAACAGGCAGCAGTTACTTCCAGCATCATGCAGGCCATGCGTTCTGCTGCTGGCACACCCATCCCAGCTGCCCACCTAGACTGCCAGGCCCAGCAGGCACATATCTTGCAGATGTTGCAGCAGGGCCACCTCAACCAGGCTTTCCAACAG GCCCTGACAGCAGCTGACCTGAACCTGGTGCTCTTTGTATGTGAGACTGTGGATCCCCAGCAGGTGTTTGGCCAGCCACCTTGTCCTCTGTCCCAGCCTGTCCTGCTTTCTCTCATCCAGCAGCTCTCCTCTGACCTGGGAACCCGCACAGAACTCAAATTCAG CTACTTGGAGGAAGCTGTAATGCACCTGGACCACAGTGACCCTATCACCAGGGACCACATGGGCTCAGTCATGGCCCAGGTGCGGCAGAAGTTATTCCAGTTTCTACAGGCTGAGCCTCACAACTCACTCAGCAAGGCTGCCAGGCGCCTCACCATCATGTTGCAGGGCCTAGCTGTCCCTGGTCTCAACTAG
- the EDC4 gene encoding enhancer of mRNA-decapping protein 4 isoform X1: MASSCTSIDIEDATQHLRDILKLDRPPGGSGTESQRTSSSYNGDLNGLLVPDPLSSGDGTVLAKPSHRLAPLASLEEKQVICLSGDDSSTCIGISAKEVEIVASSDSNISSKARGSNKVKIQPVAKYDWEQKYYYGNLIAVSNSFLAYAIRGASNGSAMVRVISVSTAERTLLKGFTGSVADLAFAHLNSPQLACLDESGSLFVWRLAMENNKIQEEIVVNIKRSEGTPLNHFRRIIWCPYIPEENEESSEEGSQTLALLHEDRAEVWDLDILRANNSSWPVDVSHVKEGFIVVKGHSTCLSEGALSPDGTVLATASHDGFVKFWQIYIEGQDEPRCLHEWKPHDGRPLSCLLFCDNHKKQDPDSSLFRRVPFWRFLITGADQNRELKMWCTVSWTCLQTIRFCPDMFSSVSVLPSLKACLDLSAEYLILSDVQRKVLYVMELLQNQEEGRAYFSSISEFLLTHPVLSFGIQVVSRCRLRHTEVLPAEEEGDSLSTEGSHGAGTVESAAGVLIKLFCVHTKALQDVQIRFQPQQSPDVVAPLPSHSSREDFGFGEHLPELNSESLASGQGSGQGSQPDLRRIADLPVPSDFLSLTNEAKPKLMTPDAFMTPSASLQQITVSPGSSGSSLTAVTALNTTSATDTTMPRPPEELTLSPKLQLDSSLTLSSSSSSLQASPRGHSVLIPGLSDKLATKGPSQVPQGNPSLSLELQEVEPLVVPQASPTRARSPDVISSASTALSQDIPEIASEALSRGFGTTAPEGLEPDSMASAASALHLLSPRPRPGPEHGPQHSLDGSPGEGERRSTPSLLETALSQETGASDSKAWPAAPDITRETRNSLADSPRDDVQEKHKGSSYHRHAYHLLQQDSQDASAEQSDHDDEVASLASTSGGFVAKATAPRLPVKDWKTKGSPRASPKLKRKGKKDDGDLAQGPRLVEHQAAEPPEEWLAVVRGQQRELAELRQSHAELLQRLTDQLDSVQSSVMGHMERVLESRQEHEQRRLERALAEGQQRSGQLQEHLSQQLSQALSSAVAGRLERTVREEMKKTVPQCVSKSLEPVTSQLSGTVSAKLTAVEGTLKENVTKLVKSKNLTDTIARAAADTLQGPMQAAYREAFQSIVLPTFEKSCQAMFQQINDSFKLGTQEYLQQLENHMKSRKAREQEAREPVLAQLRGLVGTLQSATEQMAATVSSSVRAEVQHQLHIAVSNMQESILSQVQRIIKGEVSLAMKEQQAAVTSSIMQAMRSAAGTPIPAAHLDCQAQQAHILQMLQQGHLNQAFQQALTAADLNLVLFVCETVDPQQVFGQPPCPLSQPVLLSLIQQLSSDLGTRTELKFSYLEEAVMHLDHSDPITRDHMGSVMAQVRQKLFQFLQAEPHNSLSKAARRLTIMLQGLAVPGLN, from the exons ATGGCCTCGTCCTGCACCAGTATCGACATCGAGGACGCCACGCAGCATCTGCGGGACATCCTAAAGCTGGACCGTCCGCCTGGAG GCTCAGGCACAGAGAGCCAGCGAACATCCAGCTCCTATAATGGAGATCTGAATGGACTTCTGGTGCCAGACCCCCTTTCTTCTGGTGATGGAACTGTGCTGGCCAAGCCGAGTCACAGGCTAGCACCCTTGGCCAGCCTAGAGGAGAAGCAGGTCAT TTGCCTTTCTGGAGATGATAGCTCAACTTGCATTGGGATCTCAGCAAAAGAGGTGGAAATAGTGGCTAGCAGTGACTCTAACATCTCAAGCAAGGCTCGAGGGAGCAACAAG GTAAAAATCCAGCCAGTGGCCAAGTATGACTGGGAACAGAAATATTATTATGGCAACCTGATCGCTGTGTCTAATTCCTTCTTGGCATATGCCATCCGAG GTGCCAGCAATGGCTCAGCCATGGTGCGGGTGATCAGTGTCAGCACAGCAGAACGCACACTGCTGAAGGGCTTCACAGGAAGTGTGGCCGACTTAGCCTTCGCTCACCTCAACTCCCCCCAGTTGGCCTGCCTGGATGAATCTGGCAGCCTTTTTGTGTGGCGCCTGGCCATGGAGAACAACAAGATTCA AGAGGAGATTGTGGTGAACATTAAACGTTCAGAGGGCACACCATTGAATCACTTCCGAAGGATCATCTGGTGTCCTTATATCccggaggaaaatgaggaaagcaGTGAGGAGGGCAGCCAGACTCTGGCCCTGCTGCATGAAGACAGG gCTGAGGTGTGGGACCTGGACATTCTCCGAGCCAACAATAGCTCCTGGCCTGTGGATGTCAGCCAtgtcaaggaaggcttcatagTGGTTAAGGGCCATAGCACG TGCCTGAGTGAAGGAGCTCTCTCCCCTGATGGGACTGTTCTAGCCACTGCAAGTCATGATGGCTTTGTCAAGTTCTGGCAAATCTATATAGAGGGCCAAGATGAGCCAAG GTGTCTCCATGAATGGAAGCCTCATGATGGCAGGCccctctcctgccttcttttctgtGACAACCACAAGAAACAAGACCCTGA CTCCTCCTTGTTTCGCAGAGTCCCCTTCTGGAGGTTCCTCATCACAGGAGCTGACCAAAACAGGGAACTGAAGATGTGGTGTACAGTATCATGGACCTGCTTGCAGACCATCCG CTTTTGTCCAGATATGTTTAGTTCAGTGAGTGTGCTTCCCAGTCTCAAGGCCTGTCTGGATCTTTCGGCTGAATACCTTATCCTCAGTGATGTGCAGAGAAAG GTGCTGTATGTGATGGAGCTGCTGCAAAACCAGGAAGAGGGCAGAGCTTACTTCAGTTCTATTTCTGAGTTCCTGCTTACCCACCCTGTGCTGAGCTTTGGAATTCAGGTTGTGAGCCGCTGTCGGCTTCGGCACACGGAGGTTCTCCCAGCTGAGGAGGAGGGGGACAGCTTGAGCACAG AGGGCTCCCATGGTGCTGGCACAGTGGAGTCAGCAGCTGGTGTACTTATCAAGCTCTTCTGTGTCCACACCAA GGCCCTGCAGGATGTTCAGATTCGCTTCCAGCCCCAGCAAAGCCCTGATGTGGTAGCCCCACTCCCTTCTCACTCATCCCGGGAAGATTTTG GATTTGGCGAGCACCTGCCAGAATTGAACTCGGAAAGTCTGGCCTCTGGCCAGGGTTCTGGCCAGGGCTCTCAGCCTGACCTTCGGCGAATTGCTGACCTGCCTGTCCCTTCGGACTTTCTCAGCTTGACTAATGAGGCCAAGCCCAAGCTCATGACTCCTGATGCCTTCATGACCCCGAGCGCCTCTCTGCAGCAG ATTACAGTGTCCCCAGGAAGCAGTGGGAGCTCTTTAACAGCTGTGACAGCCTTGAATACCACCTCAGCCACAGATACAACCATGCCTAG GCCACCTGAGGAGCTGACCCTGAGCCCCAAGCTGCAGCTAGACAGCAGTCTGACCctgagcagcagcagtagcagcctTCAGGCTAGTCCCCGCGGCCACAGCGTCCTCATCCCAGGCCTCTCTGATAAACTAGCCACTAAGGGGCCCAGCCAG GTCCCACAAGGGAACCCATCACTGTCCCTGGAGCTGCAGGAGGTAGAGCCCTTGGTGGTGCCACAGGCCTCTCCGACCCGGGCCCGCTCCCCCGACGTCATCTCCTCAGCCTCCACAGCCCTGTCCCAGGACATCCCTGAGATTGCCTCAGAGGCTCTATCCCGAGGCTTTGGCACCACTGCTCCTGAGGGCCTTGAGCCTGACAGCATGGCATCTGCCGCCTCGGCCCTCCACCTGCTATCCCCCCGACCCCGGCCTGGCCCTGAACATGGCCCCCAGCACAGTCTGGATGGGAGtcctggggagggggagaggcgGAGCACACCTTCCCTACTGGAGACGGCGCTGAGCCAGGAGACTGGTGCTTCTGACAGTAAGGCCTGGCCTGCTGCACCTGATATCACCCGGGAAACCCGCAACAGCCTGGCTGACAG TCCCAGGGATGATGTTCAGGAGAAACACAAGGGCTCTTCCTACCACCGGCACGCCTACCATCTGCTACAACAAGATAGTCAGGATGCCAGCGCTGAGCAGAG TGACCACGATGATGAGGTGGCCAGCTTGGCCTCAACCTCAGGTGGCTTTGTTGCCAAAGCAACAGCCCCACGACTGCCAGTGAAGGACTGGAAAACCAAGGGGTCTCCCAGGGCCTCACCCAAGCTGAAGAGAAAGGGCAAGAAGGATGATGG AGATTTGGCCCAGGGTCCCCGACTAGTAGAACACCAG GCAGCAGAACCTCCTGAAGAATGGCTGGCTGTGGTTCGAGGACAGCAGCGGGAGCTTGCCGAGCTCCGACAGAGTCATGCAGAGCTACTGCAGCGGCTAACAGACCAGCTGGACTCAGTGCAGAGCTCAGTCATGGGCCACATGGAGAGAGTTCTTGAGTCTCGACAAGAACATGAGC AGAGACGGTTAGAGCGGGCCCTGGCTGAGGGGCAGCAGCGTAGTGGGCAGCTGCAGGAGCATTTGTCACAGCAGTTGTCCCAGGCCCTGTCCTCAGCGGTAGCAGGCCGACTGGAGCGCACAGTTAGAGAGGAGATGAAGAAAACGGTTCCCCAGT GTGTCTCCAAAAGCTTGGAGCCAGTGACAAGCCAACTCAGTGGTACTGTGTCGGCCAAATTGACAGCAGTGGAAGGCACCCTAAAGGAGAATGTCACCAAGCTGGTCAAGTCCAAG AACCTGACCGATACGATTGCCCGTGCTGCTGCAGATACACTCCAGGGACCTATGCAGGCTGCTTACCGAGAGGCCTTCCAGAGCATTGTGCTGCCCACTTTTGAGAAGAGCTGCCAGGCCATGTTCCAGCAGATCAATGACAGCTTCAAGCTTGGTACCCAGGAAT ACCTGCAGCAGTTAGAGAACCACATGAAGAGTCGGAAGGCAAGAGAACAGGAAGCACGAGAGCCGGTGCTAGCTCAGCTTCGAGGACTGGTGGGCACCTTGCAGAGTGCCACAGAACAGATGGCAGCCACTGTGAGCAGCAGCGTGCGGGCTGAGGTCCAGCACCAACTCCACATTGCTGTGAGCAA CATGCAGGAGTCAATCCTGTCCCAGGTGCAGCGTATCATCAAGGGGGAAGTGAGTCTGGCCATGAAGGAGCAACAGGCAGCAGTTACTTCCAGCATCATGCAGGCCATGCGTTCTGCTGCTGGCACACCCATCCCAGCTGCCCACCTAGACTGCCAGGCCCAGCAGGCACATATCTTGCAGATGTTGCAGCAGGGCCACCTCAACCAGGCTTTCCAACAG GCCCTGACAGCAGCTGACCTGAACCTGGTGCTCTTTGTATGTGAGACTGTGGATCCCCAGCAGGTGTTTGGCCAGCCACCTTGTCCTCTGTCCCAGCCTGTCCTGCTTTCTCTCATCCAGCAGCTCTCCTCTGACCTGGGAACCCGCACAGAACTCAAATTCAG CTACTTGGAGGAAGCTGTAATGCACCTGGACCACAGTGACCCTATCACCAGGGACCACATGGGCTCAGTCATGGCCCAGGTGCGGCAGAAGTTATTCCAGTTTCTACAGGCTGAGCCTCACAACTCACTCAGCAAGGCTGCCAGGCGCCTCACCATCATGTTGCAGGGCCTAGCTGTCCCTGGTCTCAACTAG